The nucleotide sequence GGCTAAAAATGTATCAAACGTTCCATAGACACGGCTGGAGTCGTGAGCTCGCCCGGCAAACTAGGATTGAACTTGCGCCGCTTATTATTAAGGCCGTGGTGCTTGCTTGGTATGAAGCAGCTCTTCGGGCAGCGAAACGGAAAGAACGCCGAAAAAACTCATGAATGTACGCTTAATTGCCGGCAAATATGGCGGGAGGATGCTGGCAACACCTAAAAATAACCGCACTCACCCGATGAGTGAGCGGATTCGTGGTTCTTTGTTTAATATTCTGGGTGAAGCAGTGCAAGGCGCTGTAGTGCTCGATGCTTTTGCTGGCAGTGGTTCGCTAGGGCTTGAAGCGCTGAGCCGCGGGGCTCTCCGCGTGGTGTTTACTGAAAAAGACCGGGTGGCAGCTCGGGTAATTGAGGAAAATGCCCACGCCCTAAGAATCGATGATAAAAAATATGATGTCATTAAAACAACGCTTAATAATTGGCTGTCTTCCTCGACTTCGCAAGAATTTGATCTGATTTTTTGCGACCCGCCGTACCACGACCTGCAGTTTTCCACAATTAGCAAGCTTTTTGCATATTTAAAACCAAACGGGCTTATGGTATTATCACATTCAGGTAGGAGTGAGATACCGACCGAAACTGGAGTTGTTGTGGTGGACAATCGTAGTTATGGAAATGCGGTGCTCACTTTCTACCGCAAGGAAGTTAGCGGAAGCTAATTTTTTGCGAGATTTGATTATTTTTGATACGATATATACAGTTATGCGCGAGTGGTGGAATGGTAGACACGCTAGTCTTAGGAACTAGTGCTTTCGGGCGTGGAGGTTCAAGTCCTCTCTCGCGCACCAGAATAAGGGATCGAGCTTTGGCTCGATCTTTTATCTCGGAAAAGCCCGAAAATACTATGGCGATATAATTATCGATGCTCTTGATATATGTTATTCTATCGATGGCATATTCACTATAAGCGAAGGGTGTACTGATGGCTACCTTAATTAAAGCTGTCATTTTTGATCAAGGCGGGGTACTTTCCCTGGGTGGCGAGAAAGGAACCAACGAAAAAGCCGCAACGCGGGCAATAGGCTTACGTGAAACAATTGTAGTTCCAAAGCTCCTTGACGACTTGAAGCGAGGACGCATCGATAACAACATCTTTGTCCAAGAAGTTAATCGGCTCTACCCTGACGCTCCCAACGTACTGACGGATAAGATGTGGGATGACGTTTACCTATCGCTGAAGCCAGAGAGGGTCGCTTACGATTTTGCTGGGAAGTGTCACGCGGCAGGCCTGCATGTTGGATTGCTGTCGAACATCAATCCGGCGATTGCCGCTAGGCTGCATAAAGATGGTTCGTACAAAGGCTTCGACCCGCTCATCCTGTCGTGCGAAGTTGGCTGCGCTAAGCCCGATCCTGAAATCTATGCCAAAGTCGAACAAGCGCTGCCAGCCATTAGGCCCGGAGAGATTCTTTTGCTTGATGACCAAGATAAATGCGTACAAGGCGCCGTAAACCGAGGTTGGCAAGCCTTAAAAGTGACAAGCACAAAACAACTGGTGCGCGATGCCAGTAAGTTGCTCGGTTTCTTGTAGAAGTAAGCGTAATCCCTTGCTGTGGCGACGCCTGCAGCAAGGGATAAATAATTCTCTGGCTGTATTGCCTGACACTTAAAATGCGCTAGGATAGATTAAGTTATGAAAGAAAATTTTCCCGAAACCTCCACAGCGGCTATTTCCAAAGAACATGACCGCGAAACTTTATTTGATATTCGCCAGAGATACACTCAGGCGTTAATAGATTCACCTAAGGATACGCCACGGCTGTTAGATGAGCTCCAGACACTCGAGAACACCCGGTTAGGTATTGAGCAGCCTGTTGAAGATAATAAGCAATTACTATGGCACCGAGAGCCCGCACGTGCAGAGTATGAATCTACGGTGAGCGTTAGTTCGACGGCTTTTGCGGCAGGCTGGCATAAAGTGTATGCCGAGGTTCTAAAAAGCCCGCTTGCTTTTAAAGAAGATGTACGACTACAGAGTCTTAATCATCACCCTTATTTTCGTAGCTACGCCTCTGATGAGGTATACCACGAGTTATTGCTTCGATCGTATACCACGGTTGTTTCAGCCAGTAACGAGCTGCTTGTGGCGGCCGCCGAAGCAAAAGGCCAAGATCCGCAAGATCCCGAAGCAATATTTTGGGAGTCGCTGGCAAGGGTGGCTGATAATCGCTCGAAAAAACATGGAGCCTATCTCGATTATCTTGAGACTCAGAGCGCTGGGGACGAGTCCTATGTTCGACCGCGACAACAAACGCCATGGGATTTGATGTGGTACAACATGGCGGCAGAAAATACCGAGATCGTTTTAGCGCGGGTGTTACTGCCATTTTATTTCGACCAGTTACAGCGAAATCCGGCCGCCACGTCCGACGATTTATTCGCTGCAACATTGTCACAGCTGGAAAGACTTGAGCGGCCAGCAGCATTTAATCGACAAGTAACAAAAGCAGCTTGGAAGAATAAGGGTGAAGAAAATCCACTGCGAGCTAACGTCATTGAGTGGGGTAAAAACTTATTTTCTCCGCAGGAAAGTGAATTATGGGTTCCCAGGGCTTTTCAGAAACCACCGGCAAATCCTAGTAAATGCAGCGGGTTCCCGACCTTCAGACAAGACAAGGCCACTTTACGTCATTATTACCAGCAGAAAGGTGTCACGGCCGAGCTGATCAATATGTTGCCTGATGCAGAAATGAGTAGCCTCGGTATTGCGCTTATCGACGGCGCCGCGCTTATTCGTGATATGACAAAAGCACGCGGCAAAACAACGGCCGAAGTTTGGTTTTAAGAGCCTCATCGGCCAGATAGCAAATTATTTACAAATATGAGTTTGAGTTTTATAGTTATAGTAACTACGTAACACTAAAGGACACGGCATAAATTATGGCAGGTTTGCCAACCCAACCATACAAAGGCACGCGCGACTACTACCCGGAAGATAAGCGCATTCAAAACTACATTTTTTCAACCTGGCGGAAGGTGGTCGAGAGCTTTGGCTACGAGGAGCATGGCGCGCCACTGCTTGAACCGCTCGATATTTATGCCGCCAAAACCGGGCAAGAAATTG is from Verrucomicrobiia bacterium and encodes:
- the rsmD gene encoding 16S rRNA (guanine(966)-N(2))-methyltransferase RsmD → MNVRLIAGKYGGRMLATPKNNRTHPMSERIRGSLFNILGEAVQGAVVLDAFAGSGSLGLEALSRGALRVVFTEKDRVAARVIEENAHALRIDDKKYDVIKTTLNNWLSSSTSQEFDLIFCDPPYHDLQFSTISKLFAYLKPNGLMVLSHSGRSEIPTETGVVVVDNRSYGNAVLTFYRKEVSGS
- a CDS encoding HAD family hydrolase, which codes for MATLIKAVIFDQGGVLSLGGEKGTNEKAATRAIGLRETIVVPKLLDDLKRGRIDNNIFVQEVNRLYPDAPNVLTDKMWDDVYLSLKPERVAYDFAGKCHAAGLHVGLLSNINPAIAARLHKDGSYKGFDPLILSCEVGCAKPDPEIYAKVEQALPAIRPGEILLLDDQDKCVQGAVNRGWQALKVTSTKQLVRDASKLLGFL